A genome region from Nitrospira sp. includes the following:
- a CDS encoding Ppx/GppA phosphatase family protein, which yields MTRKTTPSPPPRIFAGIDIGTLTCRLLIAELTSTGELRELRSDRRILRLGEGVDRDRVLRPAAMQRVVATLKEWHQVIDGYHVQAVTAVATSAVRDAVNREEFLDLVRREAGFQVEIISGEEEARRTMLGIRSGLPPGVTDLLALDIGGGSTEFILDRSGQPPVVRSINIGVVRLSERMLRSDPPTTGEVSDARDWVRRETSAAIAEMPRSPGLTFIGTAGTITALAAMAQQLPVYEPARIHNYTLTRDTVRELEQQLLGRTKSQREGLPGLERGREDVIAAGAVILGTVMETLAMSNVLVSDLGLREGVLIHLAGGR from the coding sequence ATGACTCGCAAGACGACTCCATCTCCACCTCCACGAATTTTCGCCGGAATTGATATTGGGACGCTCACCTGTCGGTTGCTCATTGCAGAACTGACTTCGACCGGAGAGTTGCGAGAGCTCCGATCCGATCGGCGTATCCTTCGGCTCGGTGAAGGAGTAGATCGAGACCGCGTGTTGCGTCCTGCTGCTATGCAGCGGGTGGTGGCGACACTGAAGGAATGGCACCAAGTGATCGATGGTTATCATGTTCAAGCCGTAACAGCCGTAGCGACGAGTGCGGTGCGCGACGCTGTGAATCGTGAAGAGTTCCTGGACCTGGTGCGGCGAGAGGCCGGGTTTCAGGTGGAGATTATTTCCGGCGAGGAGGAAGCCCGTCGAACCATGCTTGGTATCCGTTCGGGCCTGCCGCCTGGTGTGACCGATCTGCTGGCGCTGGATATCGGGGGAGGGAGCACGGAGTTCATTTTGGATAGGTCGGGGCAGCCACCTGTTGTGCGATCAATCAATATCGGTGTGGTGCGTTTGAGCGAACGGATGTTACGCAGCGATCCGCCGACTACGGGAGAGGTGTCCGACGCGCGAGACTGGGTACGACGAGAAACCAGCGCCGCCATAGCCGAGATGCCACGATCGCCGGGGCTCACATTCATCGGCACCGCGGGGACGATCACCGCCCTGGCCGCTATGGCTCAGCAGTTGCCTGTTTATGAACCGGCAAGGATTCACAATTACACGTTAACGCGGGATACGGTGAGAGAGTTGGAGCAACAGTTACTTGGCCGCACCAAGTCTCAACGGGAAGGCTTGCCAGGGCTTGAACGCGGCCGGGAAGACGTCATTGCTGCCGGCGCGGTGATACTAGGTACGGTGATGGAGACATTGGCAATGTCGAACGTGCTCGTGAGCGATCTGGGCTTGCGGGAGGGGGTGCTGATACATCTTGCCGGTGGCCGGTAG
- the recG gene encoding ATP-dependent DNA helicase RecG produces MPPSDSSDPHDPFQAFLYRVTRPIEFACRDAYAHLSTVRNLDRFVSEQVIGTLGERVYPRALETELLSLRNLFIDFHAGLTPAEQQERLTKALLLLSRLQREARATSQPESVQMESRPTPPFVQSGPARPLWDLPIQYAKGVGPKRTLLLERLGVHTVEEALWALPWRYDDRSVITPMAELVPGGIRSVCGVITQAELTRARFRRLSILDVAVRDATGTVHAVFFNQPYLEDVLKEGVRVMMAGRVVAGRRGWTDLRLEATQFEVLSGTEDELVHIGRIVPIYHETKGWTSRQMRVLMLGLLAEYGAEMEEVLPLSVRARHRLPPIGEAIQQVHFPLPNTDLSALDRGATPAHRRLVFEELFVLQMALLLRQRETKEEQKLCRFNPHVPQLSQLSKILPFMLTPAQERVFREIQADMVSSRPMNRLVQGDVGSGKTVVALHALVMACGSGYQTALMVPTEILAEQHYRNLAPLLEAVGFKAVLLTSGGKAKERNETLQQLASGTAQVAIGTHALIQKKVQFAQLGLVIVDEQHKFGVLQRKTLLEKGYRPDVLVMTATPIPRTLAMTVYGDLDVSVIDMLPPGRKPVRTLLYTEGQRHKTWQLMGDELKAGRQVYIVYPLVEESEKVDLKAAIQGADHLQREVFPQARVGVLHGRLSSAEKESTMAAFKAGTIQVLVATTVIEVGVDVPNATVMVIEHAERFGLAQLHQLRGRVGRGAHQSLCLLMATYLARGSRTRVGRDGGPEPNGSNAQQRLAALVNSNDGFVIAEEDLRIRGPGEFLGLRQWGMPEFRAANLVRDAPLLEQARQEAITLLEQDPGLTWAQHQSFKAAVLRRWRGKLALGDVS; encoded by the coding sequence ATGCCACCGTCGGATTCTTCTGACCCACACGATCCGTTCCAAGCGTTTCTGTATCGTGTAACCAGACCGATAGAATTTGCTTGTCGGGATGCCTATGCCCATCTCTCGACGGTCAGGAATCTTGACCGGTTCGTGTCGGAGCAGGTGATCGGCACGCTCGGGGAGCGAGTGTATCCTCGAGCGCTTGAAACCGAACTGCTCTCGCTCCGCAATCTGTTTATCGATTTCCATGCCGGGCTCACGCCTGCTGAACAGCAAGAGCGGCTCACAAAAGCACTGCTCTTGCTCAGTCGCCTACAGCGAGAGGCACGAGCGACGAGTCAGCCAGAGAGTGTTCAGATGGAGAGCCGCCCGACGCCTCCCTTCGTTCAATCCGGTCCTGCGCGACCCCTGTGGGATCTGCCGATTCAGTATGCCAAGGGGGTTGGCCCCAAGCGAACGCTCCTGCTGGAACGTTTGGGCGTGCACACCGTCGAAGAGGCTCTGTGGGCGCTACCCTGGCGGTACGACGATCGATCCGTCATCACGCCGATGGCCGAACTTGTCCCAGGAGGCATCCGGAGCGTCTGCGGGGTGATTACTCAGGCGGAGTTGACACGTGCACGGTTCCGCCGGTTGTCGATTCTCGATGTGGCGGTCCGGGACGCAACAGGGACCGTGCATGCGGTGTTCTTTAATCAACCGTACTTGGAAGATGTGTTGAAAGAAGGCGTGCGGGTCATGATGGCCGGGCGAGTGGTCGCCGGCCGCCGCGGATGGACAGATCTGCGGTTGGAAGCGACCCAATTCGAAGTGCTGAGTGGCACCGAGGATGAGCTGGTTCATATCGGGCGCATCGTTCCGATCTATCACGAGACGAAGGGGTGGACGTCGCGCCAGATGCGGGTCTTGATGCTGGGGTTACTTGCGGAGTACGGGGCTGAGATGGAGGAAGTATTGCCCCTGTCTGTGCGGGCGCGTCACCGGCTGCCGCCAATCGGCGAGGCGATTCAGCAGGTGCATTTTCCCCTGCCGAACACAGACCTCTCCGCGCTCGACCGGGGCGCGACACCAGCCCATCGCCGATTGGTCTTTGAAGAGCTGTTCGTACTACAGATGGCTCTGCTGCTTCGTCAACGGGAGACAAAGGAAGAGCAGAAATTATGTCGGTTCAATCCGCATGTCCCACAGTTGTCGCAGTTGTCGAAGATCCTTCCCTTTATGCTGACTCCTGCGCAGGAGCGCGTATTCCGCGAGATTCAAGCTGATATGGTCAGCTCGCGGCCGATGAATCGTTTGGTGCAAGGTGATGTCGGGTCTGGGAAGACTGTCGTGGCGCTGCATGCCCTAGTGATGGCGTGTGGATCGGGCTACCAAACCGCGCTGATGGTCCCTACCGAAATTCTGGCCGAGCAGCATTACCGGAATCTCGCCCCCTTGTTAGAGGCCGTGGGGTTCAAGGCGGTGCTGTTGACTAGTGGCGGCAAGGCAAAGGAGCGAAACGAGACGCTACAGCAGTTGGCGTCAGGCACCGCGCAGGTTGCGATCGGGACTCATGCATTGATTCAGAAAAAGGTCCAGTTTGCCCAGCTTGGATTGGTGATTGTCGATGAGCAGCATAAGTTTGGCGTCCTGCAGCGAAAGACACTGTTGGAGAAAGGGTATCGGCCGGATGTGCTCGTGATGACCGCGACGCCGATTCCGCGAACCTTGGCCATGACGGTCTATGGAGATTTGGATGTATCGGTGATCGATATGTTGCCGCCGGGCCGCAAACCGGTGCGGACCCTGCTCTACACCGAGGGACAACGACACAAGACCTGGCAATTGATGGGAGATGAGTTGAAGGCCGGACGTCAGGTATATATCGTCTATCCGCTGGTCGAGGAGTCTGAGAAGGTCGATCTCAAGGCAGCCATCCAGGGCGCGGATCACCTGCAGCGAGAGGTCTTTCCCCAGGCGCGGGTGGGGGTGCTGCATGGCCGGCTTTCGTCGGCGGAAAAAGAGTCCACCATGGCGGCGTTCAAGGCCGGCACGATTCAGGTCCTCGTGGCCACCACGGTGATTGAGGTCGGCGTGGATGTGCCGAATGCGACCGTCATGGTGATCGAGCATGCCGAGCGATTCGGGTTGGCCCAGTTGCATCAATTGCGAGGACGAGTCGGTCGTGGCGCGCATCAATCCCTTTGCTTGTTGATGGCCACATATCTTGCGCGAGGGTCGCGGACGCGGGTCGGTCGTGATGGTGGCCCTGAGCCGAATGGCTCTAATGCTCAGCAGCGGCTGGCGGCGCTGGTGAACTCGAACGACGGATTTGTCATCGCTGAAGAAGACCTCCGCATCAGAGGCCCCGGTGAATTTCTGGGACTGCGCCAGTGGGGGATGCCGGAGTTTCGGGCTGCGAATCTGGTGCGCGATGCACCCTTGCTGGAACAGGCCAGGCAGGAAGCCATCACATTGTTGGAGCAGGATCCAGGCCTGACATGGGCACAACACCAGTCGTTCAAGGCCGCCGTGCTTCGACGTTGGCGAGGTAAGTTGGCGTTGGGAGATGTGAGTTAG